The stretch of DNA GCGATGACATTGGATGAGCTAGCTAATGTCATGCCAGCTAGGATAAGGAGGACGCTGAGGAGAGGGCTTTCCATCGAGAACAAGAAATTCCTAGATAAGATCAGGAGATACAAAGCCATGGGGATTGATAAAGTTATAAGGACACATAGGAGGGATATGCCCGTATTACCTGAGATGGTGGGCTCTAAGATAGCGGTCCATAACGGGAAGGACTTCGTTGAGATCACGATAGTTCCTGAGATGATAGGGCATTATCTCGGTGAGTTCGCGATGACAAACAAGATAGTGAAGCATGGGAAACCGGGTAAGGGAGCTACGAGATCTAGCAAGTTCGTACCTCTTAAGTAATTGCCGGGGTGGCCGAGATCGGACCAAGGTGCCCGCCTTGAGAGCGGGTGGCCCTCCGGGCCGCGAGGGTTCAAATCCCTCCCCCGGCGCTCATTTTATTTTGATTTAAGATAGACATCCTCCCTGCTCTAAAGCGAGTTCCTACTATTGCGGGGAGTTCGGGCTATATCCCCTCTTCCCGAGTTTTTAGCCCGGGCCGGTCGGTTCGTCAGCTACTATCAGGACCTTCATCATGCCTCGCATAATAAACTTGTAACTATATTTAAATTTCACTCAATATCTCTTGAGAATTTAAAAAGAAATACTGAAGTTTCACATCAGAACGATACTTATCTTGACATCCTCCGGGAGCGTTATACCCATTATACTCCTTATATATCTCTCATCCGGGTTCGGGATGTCGATTATCCTCTTGTGGATCCTCAGCTCATATTTATCGTATCTATTAGTCCCCTCCCCCGATGGGTTCCTGAGGGCCGTCACTCTGAGCCTCTTCGTGGGTAGGGGTATGGGCCCCTTAACCCTTATCCCCATCTTATCAGCTATCTCCTTGAACATCCTGCTCACTCTCTCTAAGCTCTCCGGATTCACGCTCACTAACTCTATCCTCAGGACTTCAGTCATTGAGATCACCTAAAAAAGGAGGGGGTGTTCATTTCTTCTTCCTCTCCAGCGGGACTACGTCAAGTACTATGCCAGCAGCCACTGTTATCCCCATATCTCTAACGGCGAACCTCCCGAGGGGCGGGAACTCGCTGTACTTCTCTATCACGAAAGGTTTAATAGGCTCGAACCTCACTATAGCGGCATCTCCCCTCTTTATGAAGCTAGGTTTCTCCTCGAGGACCTGGCCTGTCCTCGGATCTATCTTCTTCTCTATAGAGACCATCTTGCAGGCCATGTGACCTGTGTGCGCATGGACTACTGGGGTGTAACCTGGGGCTATCGCTGTCGGGTGTTGTAGCACGACTATCTGAGCTGTGAACTCCTTAGCAACTGTCGGCGGGTTGTTCGGGTGGCCTATGACATCTCCTCTCTTTATCTCCTTCTTATCTATCCCCTTTATGTTTATACCTATATTATCACCTGGTTCGGCTTTTTCGAGCCTCTCATGGTGCATCTCTATG from Candidatus Korarchaeum sp. encodes:
- a CDS encoding 30S ribosomal protein S19, whose translation is MSSREFRYRGYTLEQLQAMTLDELANVMPARIRRTLRRGLSIENKKFLDKIRRYKAMGIDKVIRTHRRDMPVLPEMVGSKIAVHNGKDFVEITIVPEMIGHYLGEFAMTNKIVKHGKPGKGATRSSKFVPLK
- the rpsJ gene encoding 30S ribosomal protein S10; translation: MTEVLRIELVSVNPESLERVSRMFKEIADKMGIRVKGPIPLPTKRLRVTALRNPSGEGTNRYDKYELRIHKRIIDIPNPDERYIRSIMGITLPEDVKISIVLM